The uncultured Carboxylicivirga sp. genomic interval GCCGTTAAAGATGAAAATGCCGAAATATTGATGATTGCTGCAAAAACTGAATCTGAAATTGCAGAGTTAGAGACATACGAAGAGCGTCAGGAGTTTTTAGAAGATTTAGGGCTAAAAGAATCGGGTGTTGCTAAATTGATTCGTTCGGCTTATAGTTTGTTACAACTTCAAACTTATTTTACAGCTGGTGTTAAGGAAGTTAGAGCATGGACTTTCCATAAAGGATATGTCGCTCCTCAGGCAGCAGGTGTTATTCACTCCGACTTCGAAAAAGGATTTATTCGTGCCGAGGTTATTAAATACGATGATTTTGTTGCTTTAGGTTCAGAACAAGCCTGTAAAGAAAAAGGTAAAATGAGTATTGAAGGAAAAGAATATGTTGTGCAAGATGGTGATATTATGCACTTCCGTTTTAACGTATAATTCGCATAATCATATATGTTTTAAAAGGTTCTAATTTATTAGAACCTTTTTTTATGCTACAAATTTTGTAAAAACAAATTGAAACCAGAAGCGGTTAAAAAATGTCAATCTAAAGTTAATAACTGTTAAAGTGCGTGTAATTTAGGAAAATGCCGAGTATGTTTGTAGGTAATTTATGGATACTAAAGATTCGAAAAGAATGAAAAAGGAAAGTGATTTGACATTGAAATTGAAGCGGAAGATCTTCATTTATTCGATCGTAGAAGTGGTTTTAATTGCCGCACTACTAGGTTTTGTTATGTTTTTAATAATGGTATTAATGAACTAATCCAAATATAGGGTTAACTTTTTTTCAGCAATCAGCTTTCCATCCAACCAAGTGTAGAGCCTCCATTCACCTGCTTTGTCTTCAAATGGCTCCCACACAGTATCACCAAGAAAAAATTCATACGTATTAGAATTGATATAATATTCACCCTTAAAAGGTGGCTCGGTTTGTCCTTTGTCATTTTTAAAGGGGGGATGATCAATTTTAAATACTATTTTTTTGCCTTTAGCCCCATTTATTTTGATTACATAGCCAAATTCGATATCATCTTTAATGGGGATTTGATCGGTTATTTGCAATAGTTTAGGAAGGTCTTTCGATTGGCGTTCCCAACGATCGTATATTCCGTAACTGTATAATTCGTGTGTAATTTTCTTTTTTGCCATTCTAATCTTCTAATGAGTATCGGATTTGATCCAACATTAAAGGAATATCTTGTTTTTCAATGCCATGTTTGAGTAAATGAGGAATATCCTCGTGAAAAGTTTCCAAAAACTCGTTAAATGAATGTTTGGGTAATTTTATGCTTTTCTGATAACTGGCCAATGCTTCTTTTCGAAGTTTTTTGCACCAGAGCGTATGGCCCAGGTTGATTAAATCATGTTTATTGGTTTCTGCTACCAGCAGTTTGTTATAGTACTTTTCGGCCTGATCGAATTTGCCCAAAACAAATGAGCACCAACCAATTGCCCTGCTCACTTTATTATTGCCGGGATCGAGGTACTCTACTTTAAAATAGTATTTTAACGCTTCTTCAAATTCTTCCAATTCAAGATAGCAATGTCCAATAGAAGCTTGGGTTGATAGGTTCTCCGGGTCGATATTTTCTGCTTCTTTGTAATATTGTAATGCTTTTTCAACATTTTTCAAATGTCGATAACAAAGAGCAATTTTCTTTTTATTCCAAACACTTTCGGCACCAATTAAATCGGCCTGCAGGTATTTATTTAATGCTTTATCGAACTGATTTAGTTTTTGATAACCAAAGGCTACCTTTTGGATGATATCAACCGCTGTTTTATCTTTATTGTAGATAGCGTTAAAGATGTCGATAGCTTCCTCGTAATATTCTTTTTTGAAGTAATACTCTGCAATTTCTCTTAACGACGAATCATTGGTAATCAATTTACTAAAGAACCATTTGTTGTGAAAATCCATACGTTGTGCAAAAACATCTTCTAACTGATGACGCTGAGGATGAACCTTTAATAATCGATATAAATCCTGAATAAACTGATTGGAAGCAATTAACTTTCCTTGATGAGCTTTGAGTGCTTTTTCATCTTTATCCATTTCAGCCATTTGCTCCATCTCGGATGAAAACATTTGTCCCATCAAATCTTTTTGCATTGATGGCATATGAGGAATACTAAGCATAAGCGAATACTTATCTGAATTGCATAAGAAGGGTGAATCGGCCAGATTATCGAGTAAAGAAGAACTCTTAAATACATCGTTTTCGCTATTTAACGCTTTTTGTATTTCGGGATGAGTTGCATAAAAAGGAAGTAACCAATTATCGAATGAATTAAAGAATGAAAAATGCTTAAGGTGTTTAAATGTTGATAAAAAAACGTCAGCACCTTCCATTTGCCATTGAGTTAATTCTTCCATTTTAGAAATGAGGTTTGGCGAATCGTTGAAGAAATCTTCCCATTCAGGGTTTTTATCTTCCATCATGTTTTCGCTAAGCATATTTTCTATATCCAATTTATCTTTGAATTTAGGTTGTAACTTCACGACTTCAGGAAGAATCTCATCGTTTAATTTTTTAGAAATGCGTTCTGTTTCTCTTGTTTGAATAAGCTGAATAATGATGCTTTGAATTAAAGTACTCCAGTTATTTTCTTCAACCAATAATGAAAAACGAGTGTGTAATTTTTGATTTAAAGGTAAGCGGGCATCGTATTTTGAAAATGCCAATATTAATGTTGAAATGGCGCGCGAACTGATAATATCGTTTTCGTGAATTGCTATATCCATTAATAAATCGATATACTCAGGAATAAACGAATTGAGTAATGCCAGATTGATAGCTCCAATTAACTGAGCTTTTAAATACCATGGATAAGCTTTGTTATAAAAGAAAGCCTTGAGTTGTTCATGTTCAGTTTCTTTCAATTCGTGATGGCTCCATAAATATTGAAAAAGTTTATGGCTAACATCTTGAATGCCGGGTTCGTTTTCGGCATTCGGATTTACAATTTTCTGTAATTCCACACTACTCCAATGCTGAGCATATTGTTCCAACAGCAAATTGAGTGATGTGCTAGCATTTTGGCGACGTAGCTCATAAATGTAATCGTTGGAGTATTTTAGCATCAATTTATTATATGCCTGATCGGCTAATCGATAAACATCTCGAACTAAATGATTGTATATTTTCTGGCGTTCAGGATCGGTAATACCCTCCACTGTATACCGAAGCATATTTTTATAGGTAAATTCCAGATTGTAATGTGTGTCGATAAGGTCACCATCATGCGCATCTTTCACCAGTTCTTCAATCATATCAAGGCTGTCCTTAATACGCTTCGAAGCTAGTTTTTTGCAAATGGCATTATGTTTGATTTTTAATTCACGTAAATTAATCATAACCTTAATCGTTTTTAGATTCGAACTTCAAAATTACATCAAAACCTGATTCTTTGGAACTCCCACTCTGTAATCTGACAAATAAAATTTTATTTAGTTCATATTCGAGAATAATCATCTCTGGTGTTATTTCATCTCCATCTGTTTCTCCAAACCCTCGCTGGTATATAACAAACAGATCATTAGTAACATATTTTCCTACTACAAAAGCCGCACTTTGCCAGTTTTCGGTTGCTGTTACTTCAATCATATCTAAATTGAGCCGTGTTCCTAACGTCTTACTTAATTGCGATGTTAACGCTTTTGCTAACATATCAGTTCCTATAGAACCGGCTATACCATTTTGGCCTGAGTAAGATAATTCGTCCATTGTTTTTCCAAAAATCAAGATACTTACAGCATCTCCTTCGGAAATGGATACGTCGTCGAGAGTAAAGGAGATTGATGGTTCTGATAATCGATCACTAACAGCTAAATTGAGAGTTCGCTTTTGCTTATCAGGGCCTCTATAAGTATACGAAGCTTTAAAATCGAGTATAGGATCAATTTCCTGACCTCCTTGAAAAGTTAATGTACCTTCGTTGATAACCAGTTTTTTACCGTAAAGTATATAATATCCTCTGTTAATTCCTACATCGCCATATAATTCAAAATAAGGATTGCTTTTTTCAATATCCAGGTCACCCCATATTTCCAAACTCATATCTTCACTACGAAGCCAGGTATTTCGAGGTATTTCAAGTTTTAGACGTCCTTGAAGATTAGTTATAAATGGAGAAGTTTCTTCTTTTTTCTTTTTGAGGAGAAGATGACTTTGGTTATGCTCAGTAGTATCTGTTTGGGTAGTAGCCTGAACCAGCAAAGGAACATTCTGTTCTTTTTTAGAGTTATCAGAATCAACGAACGCCGGTAAGTAAAATTCAGAACGTATTACTTTTATATTACCTCCAAACTTGCTTTGTTCATCTGTATTATTGAAAAATGTTTTGGCATCAATTAATGCTGAATAATCGCGGTGTTTAATTACGTAAAAGTTCTTTGCATCTGCTTCAAGAGTTGAACTATGAATAGTTCCACTAACTAAACTGGTATCAAAAACAGCTTCTCCGGTTAAAGTCAGATAACCTTTGTCACGCTTCATAATAAATGTGTCGATGGCAACTTTATTGCTGTCAAAGACTAATGAGATATTAGCATTGTTAAAATCGATACCATATTTGGGAAAATTATAGGCACCATCCTTAAGGTTAAAATTTCCATAAAACAAAGGTTTGGAGTAATTCCCTTTTGCCATAATATGAGCATCAACATGGCCTTGAACTTCCAATTGAGCCACCTTCTCAGTTGGTGTGGCTATGTTTAACGAATCAAGATTAAATACTGCCTCAAAATAATCACTTAAGTTAAATATAAGTCCTGATGAATCGAATTTTAACTCAAGTGGTGTTTTATAATTTAAGTTGAAAACATTTTTATTATTAGAGTTATAAATATTAGCATGTAATGTATCCTTGTTATAAGAGACTGAGCCTTCAATGTCAGGAGCTTGTATTTTGCCATATTCTCCATTTTTTATATCGAAGGAAGATTGGAAATAAGGTGTTTGTGGGTTCCCATTAAAACTCAACCTACTTGAAAATAATCCATCTATATATTCTTCAATAAGATGCAATCGACTTAATGAATTCAGGTCGAAATTATCAATGGATAGATCAAAATTCTCCTGGTTATTAGCTCCTAAAATACCATTTGCCTGGATGTTAAATTTGGGCGCTAGCTCATCTTTAATATTTAGATTGTTGATTGTAATTTCGTTGTTATAATAGGTGATTGAACTAATTGTATCAGGTAGATAGTAATGAACATGTGGAGTGTTAAACCTAATATCATCCAAATTTACTTTTAGGGTATCTGTTAGATTAATTTTTGTTTTAACTTTTGCATTAATACTGTCTGATTGCGCATAGATATCTGCCATAAGTATTTCTGGCTGGTAGTTTATTTCTCCATAAATTGTATCTGCAAAAATTCCATTGCTAGTGAGCGATTGTATCTGAAATGAAGTATTGGCTATAATATCATTGTTTTTTATTTGTGCATCAAAAGCTGTTTGGATATTATTAGATGAAACAGAATAGCCGCTAAAATCGATGATGTTTACATTTCCTTCAGTAAGTAGTGAGTCTATTGATCCGTTAACTGTTATATTACCACATGTTTGGTAAAAAGATAATTCAGGTAGTTGCCATTGCTGTAAAAATAATAGTGTATCTATAGAAAAGTCGATGTGCCCATTTATTTGTTTTGATTGCATTTGCATTTGTCCTTCTGCATTTAGCCTGGCACCAGGAGCAAAAAGTTGTCCTTTCTTCAAACTGAAAAGACTGTTTTTTACACTGGCTTTAATGTCAGCCGAATCAATTGGAATATTATAAACAATACCATCAAAAACTTTTATTTCGCTTTCAATATTCAAACTGTCGGAGTTGAAACCAGATCCAATTAATTCGATTTTTCCATTGATAATACCAGCATCTTCGTTAATTATTTTACTTAGTAATAAACTGTCAATTCTAAATTGAGCCGAGTAATTGGGGGATGAAATGTAATTGCTTAATTCAATATGTCCGTCTATTTTTCCTAAATACGATTGAGCAATAAGAGAAGAGTGTATATTGGTATTTCTTTGTTGGGCCTTAAAAAAAAACGTTGAAAAATAATGGTCGAGGTAGGTTGAGCCCTTTAAATTACCTTCTATCTTATTCCAAGATTTATGATCAAATAGATTCATTCCCGTAATTGTAACATTACCATTTAATGTACTGTTGGTTTCGTTTAACATCCACCAGTTTTCAGGATGGACATTACTAAGTTGTAGCGATGCGTTGAAAGGAATTAGAGATGTTTTCTGTTGTGTATAATCTTCTAAATCTTGAATCTGAGCCTGAAGATGAATCTTTTCTTGTTTTATCTCTAGGTTAATAGTTAAAAAGGTCGTGTCGTTTTGAGTTAGATAATTGATATTAATTTTGGGAGAAGTTGGAATTTTTATTGAAGGAACAAACACACTTAGTTCATCATTGTTTATGGGATTGGCAATGAATTGGCCATTGCTATTGTTAATCGAATTATAATCTACGTTGGCATTTAGTAAAGATTTACCTGTTTTAATAAAAAGACTATCAACCCTAATTGCAGAACCAATCTGGCCATAACGACCTGTTATTTGCTTTACAGTAAGGTTGGGTGATTGAGTAATAAAATTGAGGTTTTGTAGATTAACTGTAAGCGAATCTGATTTATAACGTAATGAAGCATTAATGTTAAGATCCTGAATACTATCTGGAATTAACTCAATTGGGGTATCTGTTGCAAGATTACAGTTGTTAATTTGAATCGTATCGATTTGAATAAAAAATGAAAACGGATTGGGTGATTTTGTAGTGTCTTGGGGGGGTGGAAATAGTTTAACAATTTGCCATTCCCCGTTCTTATCTTGTTGTAAGTTTCCACTCAATTCATTAATATGAACTGATTGAATATTTATTTTTTTATGTAATAAGGCCCAGATATTAAATTGAACTTGAATCGATTTAATATGGCTTACCAAAGAGGAGTCTTCGTTTGTTCTTAATTCAATCCCTTCAATATCAATAAAATTATAGTAATTACTATTTATTTCGTCGATGGATACAGTAGCGTTCAACTGCTTATTGACTATTTTGAGGGTTTCATTTCTTACAATATTATCAAACCATTGCGTTTGTGTAAAAAGCACCAATAATAGAATAATAACCAGTAATCCGGTTAGTGCAAATGATAAATATTTAATGCTTTTTTTTATCATAATTTAGAATGGGTGACCAATATTAAAATGTATTTGCCATTTTTTTTGAGAGCTGAATATGGGTCGAGCAAAATCGAGTCCAGCCGGACCAATTGGTGTATCATATCTGATACCTAACCCCGTGGCATATCCTAAATCATTAAATTTATATTGGAATGATGGTTCCCAAACATTTCCTGCATCCATAAAGGTTGCCAGAATTAATTTTGGAGTTACATTAATCCGTGCTTCCACGCTTCCTTCTAGCATGCTTTTACCACCCAAAGGGATACCATTTTCGTTTTTTGGGCCTAAATTTGCTCTCGACCATCCTCTGACGGAGTGAGAACCTCCTGCATAGAATCGTTCTTCAGGAGGAAGGTAATCTGATCCATCGGTTGCTTTTGCAGTTCCCAATTTGCCTTTAAATGCCAAAGTTAATCCATAGTTCAATCCCCAATATCTTTTATACTCAAATATCGCTTTGTAAAAAGGCATTTCTCTGGTAATATACAAACCGTTGGTTTTAATGTTTAGAGCGATGGATTGTCCGTTAATAGGATTTAATTTTGGTTCGCCGTTGTAATAGTTAAAACCAAATGAAATACCTGATTTTAAATAAACCGATTCGGGTAATTTACTTGTCCCTGAAGAATAAAAGTTGGTAGTGTCTTGTGTAACGTCTTCAAAAAAGATCGTAATATTAGAATTAAAATTATCAGAGAAGTTTTGAAGAAATGTAAAGTTAAAACCATCTTTTTTAACACTATATCCTGGTTCGTTTTGCTTTTGAATGTAGGGATTTACAATAATTGAGTTGATTGGGAACAGAACGGCTGGTTGCGTAAATTTTAGATCGAAATTATAAGGTTCCAGAGCTGAATGTCTGGCGCTTAAATTAATTCTTCCAATATTTGTGAGAAATCCAAGGCGTTGCAATTCGCCAAATACTCTGAATTTATCTTCTCGTCCATAACCAGCGCCAAATCGTGTTGTCCATTTTGGAGCTTCTTTTAAATTGATTTGAATAGGAATGGTATCACTTTTTTCTTCTTGTTGCATTGCCTTTATTGAGCTTACCCTGAACATTCCCAGATTAAAAATGCGTTTTTGAGTAAGATCTATGGCTTCTTTCGACCATACATCACCTTCTTGGTATATAAGTTGTTTGCGAATAATGTTTTCTGATACCCTGTTGTTGCCGGTTATTTGTGTTGTGCCAAAGTGAGTAATATTACCTTTTTCTATTTCCCATAAAACATTCGTTGTAGAGCTAACTGTATCGACGCTTAGTTTAAAGTCGGCATCAGCAAATGCATATCCGATGTTATTGAATTGTGAAATTATGAGTTGTTGATCTTGTAAACACCATTCATCTCTAAAAATATTGTGCTCGCGAAGATTCGATTGTAGTCTTATATTTTTTAGTTCTTTGCGTGGTAAAGACTTTGATAGCTCTTTTGTTGAATCAGTTAAATAGTGTATTGACTCTACTGTGATAGGTTCAGATTCAACAATATTGAAAGTTAAAATAACTTTGTTCTTCTTCGTAATCTTTATGGTGGGTTTTTGAAAGCTAACATTTAAATAGCCTTCTTGTTGATAGAAAGATTTTAGTTGTTCAATATCTGATTCGTATAAACTTTTTGAATAGTAAGATGCATCTTTCTTAAGAATCTTTTCTTTGAAAGATGAGGTTGACTGTAAACTTATTTGTTCTTTAAGTTTAAGATTATTAAATGCAGTATTACCGATGAACTTTATTTTCTTAACCTTCAGATTTTCTTGAGCAAGGGTTAAGATGGGTACAATCAAAAGTAAAAAAGTAATAATTTTTCGAATCAATGCTTCTCAGAGTTTGGAAGTCAAATATACATATTTTCAACTCCAATCATAACGTAAACACAGCATTATAGTTCACGAAAAAAAACAGTAACGATTACTTATTTTGTATGGTAAAGCTAAATCGAGATCCTTTTCCAACTTCAGATTCAACGCTCATTTCGCCTCCAATATTTTCTACTATTTGTTTGCTAATTGCAAGCCCAAGCCCGGTACCACCGTATAATTGGCTTCCTTCGTTAATGCCTTTATTAAAGCGTTTGAAAATAGAATTAAAGTTTTTAGGATCAATACCAATTCCGGTATCCTGAACAAAAAACTCAATTACTGTGTCATAAATATGATAACCAAATTGGATTTTTCCTGCTGAAGTATATTTTAAGGCATTACTTAGCAGGTTCGTTAAGACCTGCTTTAATCGATATGGATCGCTGTTGAGTATAAATTCTTTTGAAATATCATTGATTAGCTCCAGTTCGATATCGTTTTTATGCAGACGAGTAGATTCTTGACGAAAATTGCTTAGTAAAACAAGCATCATCGCATTAACTTCAAAGTCTTTATAAATTAAATTTAGTTGACCTGATTCTATTTTAGATAAGTCAATAATGTCGTCAATTAAGTGTAATAGGCTTTCGCCATTGGTGTGAATCTGATCAACAAAGGTTTCTTTTTCTTCCTCAGTAAAATCTGCCTGACGAAGCAAGGTTGAAAAGCCAATTATTGCATTCATTGGAGTTCTGATTTCGTGACTCATATTGGCAAGGAAAGCAGTTTTTAATTTATCTGATTCTTCAGCTTTATCTTTTGCCACTTCTAGTTCTTTTGTTCTGAGCGAAACTAATTCTTCAAGATGGTTTCGATGATCTTCTAATACCTCATTTTGAGTAAGAATTTCTTCGTTCTTTTGTTCAAGAAGTTCCTTTTGAGTAAGAATTTCTTCTTTTTGCTCTTCCAGTTTTTTATTGGCATTGTGGAGAGATGCTGTTTTTTCTTTTACTAATATTTTAAGCCTCTCTTCTTTATTTTTAAGCATCTTAATTCGGGCAAAATAGAATATCAGTATGCTGAATACAATAAATATAACAGTCAATCCTTTAAACCACCAGGTGTGGTAGAATGGAGGATGAACAATGATTTTTATTTGCGTGCCTTTTTCATTCCAGATACCATCGTTATTCGATGCTTTTACTTTTAGCGTATATTGGCCAGCAGGTAAATTTGTATAGGTAATATATCGTCTGTTGCCCGATAAATTCCATTTATTTTCAAAACCATCAAGAATATAGGCATATTGATTTTTATTGCTTTGAACATAGTTTAGTGCCGAAAATTCAAATGATACGACATAATCAGTACTGGTAAGATTAATTTGATTGCAGTATTCAATTGATTTATTGATTTCTTGAGACTTGTTAGAAAGAGGATTAAAAGTAACTTCTTTATTGTGTATAAAGAGTTTTGTTACTTTTACTGGAGGTGGAAGAATATTATATTTTAGTTCGGTTGGATTAATAATGTTAAAACCATTAGTGCCTCCAAAATATAAATTTCCCGATGGGTCAATATATTTCACTCCTTGTGTAAAATCATTACTTTGAAGTCCATCATCCTTAGTAAATCTGGTAATTTTTTGGGTAATCGGATTAAATTTTAATATTCCGCTAGTACTACCTATCCATAAATTTCCAAGGTAGTCCATCTCGATAGATACAGTCATACTTGATAATAAGTCATCAACCTCACTCATGTGCTTATATTCATGAGAGGTAATGTTGTATTGTAGTAATCCCTTGTCGGAAGCAAGCCATAAAAAATGTCTCTGTTTGACAATATCAAGCACTCGATCGTGTTCATTGTTATCGTGTAGCTTTATTAACTCACAATCCTTTAAATTATGATTGTATTTTATTAGTCCAATATCAGATCCAATCCAAATAATGTCTTTATTATCTGTATAAATTGAATATGCTTTGAAAGGCTCATCTAATCCAAGACTATCTTGTATGTTTTCTATTTTTTTAGATTGATGATTTTTTTTATCAAAACAGAAAATTCCATCAAAAGTACCTATCCATAAACAGTTGTTTAAAGTGTCGTCGGTTAAGGCCAGTGCAGTAAGTGAGGTGTCGAATACAGTATAAGTTTCACTAATAGCAAACTTTTGAATGTCGAATTTAACAAGTTGATTATCATTCTCTTTTTGACATCCCCAAATAGTTTTTCCTTTAGATTTAATATCTCTTTCAAGAACATTAAAATGAGTGTTGGCACCTATATTAAGGCGCGTAATTTTCGAATTGTTTTGATTAATTATGTTTAGATTATTTTGACGACCATAACCCGAAATCCAGATTTGGTTTTTATAGTCTGTGGTAATGCTAGTTATACTTTCAAAATCAATTGAATTTTTATCGCTGCTTTTGTAGGTTTTGAATTTGCGCAAGGTCGAGTGCCAAATGTCACATCCTTTGCCATAAGTGCCAATCCACATTGATCCATTTCGATCATTAAATAAATTTAAAATAACATCCCAGCTAATTGATTCTTCATTATTGATATCGTATATATATTGACTTTTGTTTTCATTGTTTAGATTATAAATGAAAACACCATGTCCAACAGTTCCTATCCATAAATTATCTTCATAACTGGAGATAGAACTGATTGGAATTATTTTGTTTTCTATTAATGAGTTAGCTTTAATTTTTTTTAAATTAATGGGTTGATTGGTATCAATAGAGAAAAACTTACCATTTTTTGTTCCAAGCCATAAGTGGTTGCCCACCAAATGCATTGCCTTCAGATTATTTAGGCAAAGCTCATCTTTCTTTTTAAAATGGAAAAAACTAAGAATACCATTATTGTTGTTGTAACGATATAAACCATTATTGGATGACATCCATACATGTCCGTTTTTATCTTCGGCTATTTGAATGGGAGGATAGTTATTAAACTTGATTTGCGGCCTGTTTTCTTGCTTTAGAAATTGTAACGATTGCGTTGTGCAATTATATATCACAACACCTTTGTCTGTTCCAATCCACATCTGATTTTTAAAATCTTTATGGAGGAAACGAATTCTATCAGAAGGTAACTTAGGTTGTGTGGTAGTATTAATTCTAGTAATAAATTGGTTTGTTTCAAGATCTAGAACGTCAATTCCATTATCTGTTCCTATCCAAAGGTTGTTGTCATTATCTTGTGCTAGAGCACTTATACGATTACCTGATAATGAATGAGGGGTGTTATGAGTGCTAAAATACGAAGTTATAGTATAGCCATCGTATCGATTTAATCCATGTGAGGTTCCAAACCAAATAAAACCATCATTATCCTGAAAAGTAACATATACTGTGTTATCTGTTAATCCATCGTTATTATTAAGGTGATTGAATTTAAGCGTAGCAGCATTGGTTATCTCAGCGTAACTTGTGGTTATGTGCGATAATAAAATTAATAAGCAAAGTACCCCAATCAGCTTTGGTTGTTTCATGTTTCTTTCCAGTCAGTAATCAAGATTGGTTTGATGATAAACTCAAGTTTATGTCTTGACAATATTAAAATCTATACTCTGATATTCTGGTTATGGATACAATGTTTTGGTTAAATATTGAACTTTTAATACTAATAGCCTTTTTTTGTTGGTTAATGTATTTGGTAGGTGTTTAAGATGTTTCCCATTTTATTGGCCGAATCTTCCAATCCACCTATACGGTTACGCAATAACCAAACGCTTTTATGGCGGTCAATTATATTCGATAATTCTTGTTTAAGTTCTTCT includes:
- a CDS encoding two-component regulator propeller domain-containing protein is translated as MKQPKLIGVLCLLILLSHITTSYAEITNAATLKFNHLNNNDGLTDNTVYVTFQDNDGFIWFGTSHGLNRYDGYTITSYFSTHNTPHSLSGNRISALAQDNDNNLWIGTDNGIDVLDLETNQFITRINTTTQPKLPSDRIRFLHKDFKNQMWIGTDKGVVIYNCTTQSLQFLKQENRPQIKFNNYPPIQIAEDKNGHVWMSSNNGLYRYNNNNGILSFFHFKKKDELCLNNLKAMHLVGNHLWLGTKNGKFFSIDTNQPINLKKIKANSLIENKIIPISSISSYEDNLWIGTVGHGVFIYNLNNENKSQYIYDINNEESISWDVILNLFNDRNGSMWIGTYGKGCDIWHSTLRKFKTYKSSDKNSIDFESITSITTDYKNQIWISGYGRQNNLNIINQNNSKITRLNIGANTHFNVLERDIKSKGKTIWGCQKENDNQLVKFDIQKFAISETYTVFDTSLTALALTDDTLNNCLWIGTFDGIFCFDKKNHQSKKIENIQDSLGLDEPFKAYSIYTDNKDIIWIGSDIGLIKYNHNLKDCELIKLHDNNEHDRVLDIVKQRHFLWLASDKGLLQYNITSHEYKHMSEVDDLLSSMTVSIEMDYLGNLWIGSTSGILKFNPITQKITRFTKDDGLQSNDFTQGVKYIDPSGNLYFGGTNGFNIINPTELKYNILPPPVKVTKLFIHNKEVTFNPLSNKSQEINKSIEYCNQINLTSTDYVVSFEFSALNYVQSNKNQYAYILDGFENKWNLSGNRRYITYTNLPAGQYTLKVKASNNDGIWNEKGTQIKIIVHPPFYHTWWFKGLTVIFIVFSILIFYFARIKMLKNKEERLKILVKEKTASLHNANKKLEEQKEEILTQKELLEQKNEEILTQNEVLEDHRNHLEELVSLRTKELEVAKDKAEESDKLKTAFLANMSHEIRTPMNAIIGFSTLLRQADFTEEEKETFVDQIHTNGESLLHLIDDIIDLSKIESGQLNLIYKDFEVNAMMLVLLSNFRQESTRLHKNDIELELINDISKEFILNSDPYRLKQVLTNLLSNALKYTSAGKIQFGYHIYDTVIEFFVQDTGIGIDPKNFNSIFKRFNKGINEGSQLYGGTGLGLAISKQIVENIGGEMSVESEVGKGSRFSFTIQNK